The following is a genomic window from Citrifermentans bemidjiense Bem.
GGTGCCATCATTTTAGACGCTGCCGGCTTCACCCACCCCCCGGCCCCCTCACGCCTTCGCGGGCCGAAGCGCTACGGCGCGCAGGCCCGTCAAGGGAGGGGGAGGGATCAATTACAAAAGGACCAAATTGTCCCGGTGGATGACGTCATCGCCGTAGCGGAAACCGAGGATCCCCTCGATCTCGCTGCTTTGGTGCCCGCGGATCTTTTCCACCTCTTGGCTCGAATAATCGGTGATGCCGCGCGCGAACTCCACACCCTCTGGATCGAGCACCCGGACGCAGGCGCCGCGGTCAAAGCGCCCCTCGACCTGGGCGATACCGGAAGGAAGCAAGCTCCTGCCGTGCCGGGAGAGGACGTCGCGCGCCCCCGCGTCGACGACGATGGAGCCCGCGGGCTTGATGGTGAAGGCGATCCAGTGCTTGCGCCGGTTCAGCGACTCGCCGGCCGGCAGGAACAGGGTGCCAAGGAGCTCCCCCTTCATCACGCGCGAAAGCGTGCGCTCCCCACGCCCGGCGAAGATGATGGCCGCCACACCGGACTTGACCACCTTCTTGGCCGCGGCGAGCTTCGTGGCCATGCCGCCGGTGCCGACGCTGGTGCCGCTGCCGCCGGCGCCGCGCTCAAGCTCCCGGGTCACCGCTCCCACCTGGTGGATCAGGGTGGCGTTCGGGTCGGTGCGCGGGTCGGCGGTGTAGAGGCCGTCGATGTCGGTCATGATCAAAAGGAGCTGCGCCTCGACCAGGTTGGTCACCAGCGCCGAAAGGTTGTCGTTGTCGCCGAACTTGAGCTCGTCGACCACGACCGTATCGTTTTCGTTGATGACCGGGATGATGCCGCAGGCCAAAAGGGTGTCCAGGGTCCCGCGGGCGTTCTGGAAGCGGCGCCTGTTGGCCAGGTCGTCGCGCGTCAGAAGTATCTGGGCCACCTTGAGGTCATAGGAGGAGAAGGCCTCCTCGTACGCCCGCATCAACCGGGACTGCCCCACCGCGGCTGCGGCCTGCTTCTGCGGAAGGGTCCTCGGGCGGTCCGGGAGCCCCAGCGCCTGGCGCCCTGCCGCCACGGCCCCGGAGGAGACGATCACCACCTCGGTCCCCTGTCCGCTCAACTCCGCGACCTGCGCCGCGAGCCCGTCCAGGAAGCGCGGATCGACCCCGCCGTTTTCGCCGGTCAGGACGCCGGATCCGATCTTCACCACGACCCGTTTTACCTTTTTAAGCAGTTCCTTGCGCATCAGAACACCATCTAGTTGGTTTAGTAAAAGCAAGGGATACTAACATGATTCCTTGACCATGGCAATTCAGTTGACCTTGCTGTCATAGCTCAAATGAATTGACAAAGAGAGGGAGGGACCTTAGACTGTGCCGAAATTTTGAGGTGAACTGTTGTTTAACAAAGAGCTCTGGAAAAAAAGGATCTACAGCATACTCTCGCTGGACAGCCATCCGGGGCACATTGCAGCCGGCTTTGCAGTCGGCGTATTCATCAGCTTTACCCCCTTCTTCGGTCTGCACACTCCCCTGGCCATCGCGGCCGCCTTTATCTTCAGGCTCAACAAGCTCACCTGCGTCACCGGCGCCTGGGTCAACACCCCGATCACCATCGTCCCGATACTAGGCGTGAGCTACAAGCTCGGCGCGTTCCTGACCGGCGCTCGCATCACCGAGTTCAAGATCAAGGGATTGGAATGGCACAACCTGGAGCGTTACGCCAAATCCCTCATCCTTGGCTCTTCTCTGATCGGCTTCATATGCGCCGTCATCGCTTACTTCCTCTGCTATTACCTGGTGCTCCGCTTCCGCTCAAAGGACGCGGCCCAGGCCGAAATCGCCGAGGAGATGGCGGAGGTCGGAGAGGAACTGGATTAATCCCGCGTAAAAAAAATCGGGAGCGGTTTCTCAACCGCTCCCGAAGTCACTTCGTTATCTGTTTCCCTTTTTACTTCCCAAGAAACGGCGAGAATACCATGTAGCTCACAAAGCCGACGCTTGCCGAGGCTGGTATGGTGATGACCCAGGCCGTGACGATGCGGGAGGCGACACCCCAGTTGACGGCGGAGATCCTCTTGGTCAGCCCCACCCCCAGGATGGACGAGGTGATCACGTGCGTGGTCGAGGTGGGAAGCCCCATGGCGGAAGCGCCCAGGATAACCGCCGCCGAAGCGGTCTCGACGCAGAAGCCGTGCACCGGCTGCAGCTTGACGAAATCGTGCCCCACCGTCTTGATGATCCTCCAACCGCCCGCCGCCGTGCCAAGACCCATGGCAACCGCACAGGAAAGCTTCACCCAGTTGGGAACCTCGAAGGTAGCGAGGCTGCCGTAGCTGACCAGCGCCATGGTGATGACCCCCATGGACTTCTGCGCGTCGGCAGTGCCGTGGGAGAAGGCCATGACGGCTGCGGAGAGGATCTGCAGCTTGCGGAACACCTTGTTGAGCGTGTAGGGGGCCTTGTTCCTGAAGGTCCACATCATGATGACCATGAAGAGAAAGCCGAAGAAGGCGCCGACCACCGGGGAGAGAATCAGCACGGTGATGATCTTCTTCAACCCGGCCCAGTGCAGCGCGGAGGTGCCGGCATGCGCCACGACCGAACCCGCCAGCCCGCCGATGATGGCGTGCGAGGAGGAGGAGGGAAGGCCGTAGTACCAGGTGATCAGGTTCCAGATGATCGCCCCCAGGATCCCGGCCAGCACCACCACCTGGGTGATATTGTTGGCGTCCACGATCCCCTTCCCTATGGTCGCGGCCACCTTGGTCGAGATCATGGCCCCGACGAAGTTGAGGCCGGCAGCCATGAAGATGGCGGTCCTGACCGTGAGGGCGCGGGTGGAAACGCAGGTGGCGATGGCGTTGGCCGTATCGTGGAAGCCGTTTATGTAGTCGAACAGAAGCGCCGCGGCTATTACCGCAACCAGCAAGACTAATGTGACCTCAGGCATTTTTTACCACCACGCTTTCCAGGATGTTGGCTGCGTCCTCGCATTTGTCCGTCGCGGTTTCCAGGGTCTCGTAAATCTCTTTCCATTTGATGAGCTGGATCGGGTCCTTCTCCTGGGCGAAGAGGCGGCTGATCGCCTCGCGGCAGACGCGGTCCGCTTCGTTCTCCAAGGCGTTTACCTCGATGCAGTAGGCGCTGATCGGCTCGAGCTTCCCGCCCAGGAGTGCCACCGTCTTGTCGATGGTCTGGCAGGACTTGAGGATGAGGAAGGCAAGTTCCTTCGATTCGGGGGTCGGCTTCTCTACGTTGTACATGACGAAGCGCTGCGCCGAAGCATCGATCAGGTCGAGGATGTCGTCCAGCGCCGAGGAGAGGGCGTAGATGTCTTCCCGGTCGAAGGGGGTGATGAAGCTCTTGTTCAGCTTTTTGATGATGTCGTGGGTGATGGTGTCGCCCTTGTGCTCGATCTCTTTGATCTTGCGCTGGCTCGCCACCGGGTCGTCGAAGTTGTCCAGCATGTCCTTCAAGAGTTGCGCACCCTCAATGATGTTGTGAGACATGTCCCTGAACATGGCGAAAAACTTCTCTTCCTTCGGTATCAACCCAAACATTTCGTCCCTCCGAGTAGCGGCCTGCGGCCGATTGTGTTCAAAACTCTGCACGTGTAACATATTTGTAACAAATATTAAACCATGAAATATGTAATGCACCTACTCTAATTAGTCCGGTTCCGTTTACCTCTTGATTTCTGTGCCGGTTTCGCTTATCGTGCCGAATCGTTTACCAACAGGGAGTTAGACGCATGAACCCTCTACATGCCGCAATACTGGGAACGCTGCAGGGACTGACCGAAGTCCTCCCCATCAGCAGCTCTGCCCATCTCATCTTGATCCCGAAATTCCTGAACTGGCCCGAGTCGGGACTCACCTTCGACGTTGCGCTCCATATCGGAACCTTCCTCGCCTTGGCCCTCTACTTCTGGCGCGACATTCTCGAGCTGACCGGCAACTTCGTAGCTGCCTGCCGCAGCGGGCTCAACACCCCGGCGCGGCGGCTTCCTTTTTACATCATTGCGGCCACCATACCCGCGGCGATAGCGGGAAAGATGCTGGAGGGGCCGATAGACGAGATGTTCCGCAAAAGCCCGGCGACCATAGCGGCGCTCCTCGTCTTTTTCGGCCTTGTGCTCGCTTTCGCCGACACCGCCGGCGCCAAGCGCTGGAGGGTGGACCGGCTCACCCTGAAGTGCGCCGTGGTGATCGGGCTGGCCCAATGCCTGGCACTGCTGCCGGGGGTCTCCCGCTCCGGGATCACCATCACGGCGGCCCTGCTTCTCGGCTTTCACCGCGAGTCGGCGGCCCGCTTCTCCTTCCTCATCTCCCTTCCCATCGTAGCCGGCGCCGCCCTTTTGAAGGTGGGGCACCTGGTGCAGACGGGAATCCCCGCCGGCGAAGAGCTCCCGCTTCTGATCGGCATCTCCACCTCCGCCGTGTTCGGCTTTTTGAGCGTCGCTTTCCTGCTGAAGCTGGTGCAGCGCGACTCCCTCTACCCCTTCGTCTGGTACCGCATTATCGCCGGCGGCGGCGCCCTCGCCCTGATCTTCTTCCCTATCTTCTAGTTTTTGCTGCGCCTGGCAAACTCCCCCTCTTCGGTTATGATTGACCTTTGTTTTTTTCCGCCGGGTACCCGGCGGGGGAGGTCATATGAGCGGCGGAATCAAGTGCTGGCCCGAGAAAGAGCGGCCTCGGGAGAAGCTCATGCAGCATGGAGTGTCGTTCCTCTCCGAGGCGGAACTCCTCGCCTTGATCCTGAAAAGCGGCGACGCAGCCAGCAGACGCAGCGCCCTCGATTTGGGGCGCGAGCTGATGCTCCAGTTCGGCTCGCTGAGCCTTTTGGCCGACGCCTCCTGCAGCGAGCTCCAGAAGGTGAAAGGGATCGGCCCCGCCAAGGCCACCTGTATCTTGGCGGCGCTCGACCTTGCCCGGCGCATCAAGGAAAGAGACCGCCGCCCCATCGAGTCACTCACCCGCTTCACCTCCGCGTCCCAAGTCTTCGAGCACCTGAACCCGGAATTCAGGGACAGGCACA
Proteins encoded in this region:
- the proB gene encoding glutamate 5-kinase, with amino-acid sequence MRKELLKKVKRVVVKIGSGVLTGENGGVDPRFLDGLAAQVAELSGQGTEVVIVSSGAVAAGRQALGLPDRPRTLPQKQAAAAVGQSRLMRAYEEAFSSYDLKVAQILLTRDDLANRRRFQNARGTLDTLLACGIIPVINENDTVVVDELKFGDNDNLSALVTNLVEAQLLLIMTDIDGLYTADPRTDPNATLIHQVGAVTRELERGAGGSGTSVGTGGMATKLAAAKKVVKSGVAAIIFAGRGERTLSRVMKGELLGTLFLPAGESLNRRKHWIAFTIKPAGSIVVDAGARDVLSRHGRSLLPSGIAQVEGRFDRGACVRVLDPEGVEFARGITDYSSQEVEKIRGHQSSEIEGILGFRYGDDVIHRDNLVLL
- a CDS encoding DUF2062 domain-containing protein; the encoded protein is MFNKELWKKRIYSILSLDSHPGHIAAGFAVGVFISFTPFFGLHTPLAIAAAFIFRLNKLTCVTGAWVNTPITIVPILGVSYKLGAFLTGARITEFKIKGLEWHNLERYAKSLILGSSLIGFICAVIAYFLCYYLVLRFRSKDAAQAEIAEEMAEVGEELD
- a CDS encoding inorganic phosphate transporter gives rise to the protein MPEVTLVLLVAVIAAALLFDYINGFHDTANAIATCVSTRALTVRTAIFMAAGLNFVGAMISTKVAATIGKGIVDANNITQVVVLAGILGAIIWNLITWYYGLPSSSSHAIIGGLAGSVVAHAGTSALHWAGLKKIITVLILSPVVGAFFGFLFMVIMMWTFRNKAPYTLNKVFRKLQILSAAVMAFSHGTADAQKSMGVITMALVSYGSLATFEVPNWVKLSCAVAMGLGTAAGGWRIIKTVGHDFVKLQPVHGFCVETASAAVILGASAMGLPTSTTHVITSSILGVGLTKRISAVNWGVASRIVTAWVITIPASASVGFVSYMVFSPFLGK
- a CDS encoding DUF47 domain-containing protein, with amino-acid sequence MFGLIPKEEKFFAMFRDMSHNIIEGAQLLKDMLDNFDDPVASQRKIKEIEHKGDTITHDIIKKLNKSFITPFDREDIYALSSALDDILDLIDASAQRFVMYNVEKPTPESKELAFLILKSCQTIDKTVALLGGKLEPISAYCIEVNALENEADRVCREAISRLFAQEKDPIQLIKWKEIYETLETATDKCEDAANILESVVVKNA
- the uppP gene encoding undecaprenyl-diphosphatase UppP encodes the protein MNPLHAAILGTLQGLTEVLPISSSAHLILIPKFLNWPESGLTFDVALHIGTFLALALYFWRDILELTGNFVAACRSGLNTPARRLPFYIIAATIPAAIAGKMLEGPIDEMFRKSPATIAALLVFFGLVLAFADTAGAKRWRVDRLTLKCAVVIGLAQCLALLPGVSRSGITITAALLLGFHRESAARFSFLISLPIVAGAALLKVGHLVQTGIPAGEELPLLIGISTSAVFGFLSVAFLLKLVQRDSLYPFVWYRIIAGGGALALIFFPIF
- the radC gene encoding RadC family protein codes for the protein MSGGIKCWPEKERPREKLMQHGVSFLSEAELLALILKSGDAASRRSALDLGRELMLQFGSLSLLADASCSELQKVKGIGPAKATCILAALDLARRIKERDRRPIESLTRFTSASQVFEHLNPEFRDRHKEQFMALLLDGKNRIISRAQISEGSLNQSIVHPREVFNVAVRHSAAAMILLHNHPTGDPAPSPEDMEVTRRLCEAGQLLGIRVLDHIIIGENEFYSFAEHGRL